The Parabacteroides sp. AD58 genome includes a window with the following:
- a CDS encoding chromate transporter has protein sequence MIWLQLLYVYLKIGILGFGGGYAMLSLIQADVVDRYQWISLQEFTDIVAISQMTPGPIGINSATYIGYTAIHNAGYSPAMSILGSCLTTFAVCLPSFLLVLLISYFFAKFKNNKYVEAAFLGLRPATVGLIAAAALLLMNHENFIDYKSFLIFGVAFILTWKFKVHPILMILLAGLAGIVIYW, from the coding sequence ATGATCTGGTTACAATTATTATATGTATATCTGAAGATTGGTATATTGGGATTTGGCGGAGGATACGCCATGTTGTCATTGATTCAGGCTGATGTGGTAGACAGGTATCAGTGGATTTCCTTACAGGAGTTTACTGATATAGTAGCTATTTCGCAGATGACACCCGGACCGATTGGTATCAACAGCGCGACTTATATTGGTTATACAGCAATTCATAATGCCGGTTATTCTCCGGCGATGAGTATATTGGGGTCATGTCTGACTACCTTTGCCGTATGTTTACCTTCATTCCTTTTAGTCTTATTAATTTCTTACTTCTTTGCCAAATTCAAGAATAATAAATATGTAGAGGCTGCCTTTTTAGGTCTTCGTCCGGCTACGGTAGGTTTGATTGCGGCTGCTGCCTTATTGTTGATGAATCATGAAAATTTCATAGACTATAAAAGTTTCTTGATTTTCGGTGTCGCTTTTATTTTGACATGGAAATTTAAGGTACATCCTATCTTGATGATCTTATTGGCGGGTCTGGCCGGAATTGTGATTTATTGGTAA
- a CDS encoding VOC family protein: MDITKYMTGIQHVGIPTNDLDKTIAFYQRLGFVVAHQTVNEKANEKVAFLQFGNLTIETYENHAATLRSGAIDHVAIDVKEVDKLYEEIKAGGFHILNDSVQYLPFWEKGVKFFTILGPNEERIEFCERLA, from the coding sequence ATGGATATAACAAAGTATATGACAGGAATCCAACATGTTGGAATTCCAACAAACGATCTGGATAAGACGATTGCATTCTATCAGCGTTTAGGATTTGTAGTAGCTCATCAGACAGTGAATGAAAAAGCAAACGAAAAAGTAGCTTTTCTGCAATTTGGTAATTTAACCATTGAAACTTACGAGAATCATGCAGCAACATTGCGTTCAGGAGCCATCGATCATGTGGCCATTGACGTCAAGGAAGTTGATAAGCTGTATGAGGAAATCAAAGCGGGCGGTTTTCATATACTCAATGATTCAGTACAGTATCTTCCGTTTTGGGAAAAAGGTGTTAAGTTCTTTACTATTTTAGGTCCTAACGAAGAGCGAATTGAATTTTGTGAACGGTTAGCATAA
- a CDS encoding 4-alpha-glucanotransferase, producing MKISFQLPYHTHWGEDVRILFSDGMEFPLHTRNGEIWRGSLELDPITCPTEINYQYAIYQDGICTRKEWNGVKRRLNLNQAYTHLILNDAWRDRPEDSYFYSSAFSGEEAPYYPSGTEISHSKSILLKVRCPRFRHKKWQLAISGNQRILGEWDVKTPKMMQPCGPNEWCILLDATGIRYPFEYKYLAWDTENNCEGEWISGNNRQISSLPLQEGDLLVISDDEVHFDLPAWKAAGVAVPVFSLRSEQSFGVGDFGDLKKMIDWAVLTGQKVVQILPINDTTITHTWTDSYPYNSISIYAFHPMYIDLNQLETLEDAEQRASFEQHRQELNALPQVDYEAVNQYKLEYLHLLFQQMGKTLLESTEFRLFFKENKHWLVPYSVFCYLRDKYGTPVFRNWPEHQVYHEETISRMAEEDTECRPVARFNYFLQYILHVQLRTASEYARNKGVLLKGDIPIGISPNSVEAWTEPYYFNLNGQAGAPPDPFSETGQNWGFPTYNWDTMQQDGYKWWKKRFRKMAEYFDAYRIDHILGFFRIWEIPSHSVQGLLGQFVPALPMSAEEINRFGLFFRKEAFTKPYITENILEAKFGELKDQVKQEYLFQITPHEYALRPEYNTQRLVEQHFNGKNDPQSNLLRKGLFELINNVLFVVDRKDPNLYHPRIAVQNEPVYESLTPSEKSAFDQLYTHYFYHRHNDFWYHEAMKKLPELTDSTRMLVCGEDLGMIPDCVKGVMDELRILSLEIQRMPKNPAETFGDPAHYPYRSVCTISTHDMSTLRGWWHEDANLTRRFFYDVLGGWGDYPAEAPGWLCDSIVLKHLLGNSMFCILSLQDWLSINEEVRYPDADAERINVPANPRHYWRYRMHITLEDLMQCSALNDRIRDMIGKSGRME from the coding sequence ATGAAAATTTCTTTTCAACTACCTTATCATACACATTGGGGAGAAGATGTCCGAATTCTATTCTCCGACGGTATGGAGTTTCCGCTTCATACCCGTAATGGTGAAATCTGGCGCGGCAGCCTGGAATTAGATCCGATTACTTGCCCGACAGAAATCAACTATCAATATGCCATCTACCAAGATGGAATTTGTACGCGTAAGGAATGGAATGGGGTTAAACGACGTCTGAATTTGAACCAAGCTTATACTCATTTAATCCTGAACGATGCCTGGCGCGACCGTCCGGAAGATTCATACTTTTACAGTTCTGCTTTTTCCGGAGAAGAAGCTCCTTATTATCCATCTGGAACGGAAATAAGCCATTCGAAATCTATCTTGTTGAAAGTACGCTGCCCACGCTTCCGACACAAGAAGTGGCAACTGGCCATTAGTGGCAACCAGCGTATTTTAGGTGAATGGGATGTAAAAACACCCAAGATGATGCAACCCTGCGGACCCAATGAATGGTGTATCTTACTTGATGCTACGGGCATTAGATATCCTTTCGAATATAAATACTTAGCATGGGATACAGAAAATAACTGTGAAGGAGAATGGATCAGCGGTAATAATCGTCAGATATCTTCCTTACCTCTGCAAGAAGGTGATTTATTAGTAATCTCTGATGATGAAGTACATTTTGATCTGCCAGCCTGGAAAGCAGCCGGTGTGGCAGTACCGGTCTTTTCACTCCGATCAGAACAGAGTTTCGGTGTCGGTGATTTCGGAGATTTGAAGAAGATGATCGACTGGGCAGTCCTGACCGGACAAAAGGTTGTACAGATTCTTCCGATTAACGATACTACTATAACACATACATGGACCGACTCATATCCATATAATAGCATTTCCATTTATGCCTTCCATCCGATGTATATCGATCTTAACCAGTTGGAAACATTAGAAGATGCTGAACAACGGGCAAGTTTCGAACAACATCGACAGGAATTGAATGCTCTGCCACAAGTAGATTATGAAGCTGTAAACCAATACAAACTGGAATATCTTCATCTCCTATTCCAACAGATGGGAAAAACATTATTGGAATCCACCGAGTTTCGTCTGTTCTTCAAGGAAAACAAACACTGGCTGGTGCCCTATTCCGTCTTCTGCTATTTGAGAGACAAATACGGAACACCGGTATTCCGTAACTGGCCGGAACATCAGGTTTATCACGAAGAAACTATTTCACGAATGGCTGAGGAAGATACAGAATGCCGACCGGTTGCCCGCTTCAATTATTTCCTACAATATATTTTACATGTTCAATTGCGGACAGCCAGTGAATATGCCCGTAACAAAGGTGTACTGTTAAAAGGTGATATTCCTATTGGCATTAGTCCGAACAGTGTAGAAGCATGGACAGAACCGTATTACTTCAACCTCAACGGACAAGCAGGAGCACCACCCGATCCATTCTCTGAAACCGGACAAAACTGGGGTTTCCCTACCTATAATTGGGATACCATGCAACAGGATGGCTATAAATGGTGGAAAAAACGTTTCCGCAAAATGGCAGAATATTTCGATGCCTATCGTATCGATCATATCTTAGGTTTCTTCCGTATTTGGGAAATTCCTTCACATTCCGTGCAAGGGTTGTTGGGCCAGTTTGTTCCTGCCCTGCCTATGTCGGCCGAAGAGATCAATCGTTTTGGTTTGTTCTTCCGCAAAGAAGCGTTCACCAAACCTTATATAACTGAAAACATTCTGGAAGCAAAGTTTGGAGAACTAAAAGACCAGGTCAAGCAGGAATATCTATTCCAGATCACACCGCACGAATATGCCTTACGGCCAGAATACAATACACAACGCCTGGTTGAACAACATTTCAACGGGAAGAACGATCCGCAGAGCAATCTGTTGAGAAAAGGTTTGTTTGAGTTGATCAACAACGTCTTGTTCGTTGTCGACCGAAAAGACCCGAACCTTTATCACCCACGTATTGCCGTTCAGAATGAACCGGTATATGAAAGTCTGACTCCTTCAGAGAAATCAGCCTTCGACCAGCTTTATACGCACTACTTCTATCATCGCCATAATGATTTCTGGTATCACGAAGCCATGAAGAAGTTGCCGGAACTGACTGACTCGACCCGTATGCTTGTTTGTGGTGAAGATTTGGGAATGATCCCGGATTGTGTGAAAGGAGTAATGGACGAATTGCGTATCCTCAGTCTTGAAATCCAACGTATGCCGAAGAATCCGGCCGAAACATTTGGTGATCCGGCACACTATCCATATCGTTCGGTATGTACTATTTCAACCCACGATATGTCAACCCTTCGCGGATGGTGGCACGAAGACGCAAATCTCACCCGCCGTTTCTTCTACGATGTATTGGGTGGTTGGGGTGATTATCCAGCTGAAGCACCAGGTTGGCTATGCGATTCCATCGTGTTGAAACATCTGCTGGGCAACTCCATGTTCTGCATTCTCTCACTGCAGGATTGGCTTTCGATCAATGAAGAAGTACGTTATCCGGATGCAGATGCCGAACGAATCAATGTTCCTGCCAATCCACGTCATTATTGGCGGTACCGGATGCACATCACGCTCGAAGATTTGATGCAATGTTCAGCCCTCAATGACCGTATCCGCGACATGATCGGGAAGTCGGGAAGAATGGAATAA
- a CDS encoding chromate transporter yields the protein MYWTLFLTFVKIGTFTIGGGYAMLPLIQREVVDHGWMTKEDFIDIFAVTQSLPGIFAVNISIFVGYKLRKNLGALCCALGTILPSFLIILAIALFFTHVRDNEWIEKAFKGLRPAVVALIAVPCLTTARSIKLSYKQLVIPIGVALLIWLGGVSPAWIILAAIAGGLIYGLKIKNSKLIK from the coding sequence ATGTACTGGACGTTATTTCTGACATTTGTCAAGATAGGAACATTTACCATCGGTGGTGGCTATGCCATGCTGCCTTTGATTCAGCGGGAAGTTGTAGATCATGGTTGGATGACGAAAGAAGACTTTATTGATATTTTTGCCGTTACGCAATCGTTACCTGGTATTTTTGCGGTGAATATATCTATCTTCGTCGGATATAAATTGCGTAAAAATTTAGGAGCTCTCTGTTGTGCTTTAGGAACGATTCTTCCTTCTTTCCTGATTATCTTAGCCATTGCATTGTTCTTTACACATGTACGGGACAACGAGTGGATAGAGAAAGCATTCAAAGGCTTGCGTCCGGCCGTTGTTGCCTTGATTGCTGTTCCGTGTCTGACGACAGCCCGTTCCATCAAGCTTTCTTATAAACAATTGGTTATTCCTATTGGAGTCGCTTTGTTGATTTGGTTAGGTGGTGTTTCTCCGGCATGGATTATTTTGGCTGCTATTGCCGGTGGTCTGATTTATGGATTAAAAATTAAGAATTCGAAGTTAATCAAGTAG
- a CDS encoding SusD/RagB family nutrient-binding outer membrane lipoprotein: MKNINKLFIGLCFTTLGLAGCSDFEDVNISPEQVGEEYVKPDYFLNNAIYLAQQDPDVAERVVVYNWASAARVCGEMSFLNVGRYNDGYNQAYFNQVTNWLKYATFAVERVDNMTDVTGHEAEFYPNIKAFARIWRALLIAEYTDTFGPYPLDAFMVDNPTFNSVEETYDYILSELKEATASINTAVEPTTDEAKGDPGFGYNATKWQKLGNSLRMRYAMRLSEVNPSKAKSEFEDAAKGASITTLNDMYAIQEYDQWNAWAGVYTRTWDDQALSSTMSNILVGLGGIPVTEQRPDLASYIKPMNYMGLKFDQHYAENTDNPTKQFWMDGIPENIDPRGLKIFCLPNDQTAENYIDKGSSKGHASHALVDEKGNEVVKLDAQFTWNYYPAGQNSSWSSKFAKNQVLSSIWDTGVLLGKNYCNSSNKRVWFGPWETYFLLAEASLYGWNTGISAQEAYESGVRSSFEYFGVSQYVDNYLASTDYNRVGTSVSFTHTTEPTNMTVNYVDGYTNAAQTMTYQYPDANKILYKGKKLNDQLTKIITQKYIAQTPYLALEMWNDYRRLGLPFFDIPANEATLTGSDMEPYWKPSSYTQGQNWQLYPQRLRFPSNLNNADPTGYAKAIELLGGPDNVMTPLWWAIH; this comes from the coding sequence ATGAAAAATATTAATAAATTATTTATCGGATTATGCTTTACAACCCTTGGACTTGCAGGCTGTTCTGATTTCGAAGATGTGAATATCAGTCCTGAACAAGTGGGTGAAGAATATGTAAAGCCTGATTATTTTTTGAATAACGCCATTTACTTGGCTCAGCAAGATCCAGATGTGGCTGAGCGTGTAGTAGTTTATAACTGGGCAAGTGCAGCACGTGTTTGTGGTGAAATGTCATTCTTGAACGTAGGTCGTTATAATGATGGATATAACCAAGCTTATTTTAATCAAGTAACTAACTGGTTGAAGTATGCTACATTTGCTGTCGAACGAGTAGATAACATGACTGATGTTACTGGTCATGAAGCTGAATTTTATCCCAATATTAAAGCGTTTGCTCGTATTTGGCGTGCTCTTCTGATTGCAGAATATACTGATACATTCGGTCCTTATCCTCTTGATGCTTTCATGGTTGATAATCCAACATTCAATAGTGTTGAAGAAACTTATGATTATATTCTCTCTGAATTAAAAGAAGCAACTGCGTCTATCAACACGGCTGTTGAACCTACAACTGACGAAGCTAAGGGTGATCCGGGATTTGGATACAACGCTACAAAATGGCAGAAGTTAGGTAATAGTTTACGTATGCGCTATGCAATGCGTTTATCTGAAGTTAATCCTTCTAAAGCCAAATCAGAATTTGAGGATGCTGCAAAAGGAGCCTCTATTACTACATTAAATGACATGTATGCTATTCAGGAATATGATCAATGGAATGCATGGGCAGGTGTTTATACGCGTACTTGGGATGACCAGGCTTTGTCTTCTACTATGTCAAATATATTGGTTGGTTTAGGCGGTATTCCTGTTACTGAACAACGCCCAGATTTAGCTTCTTATATTAAGCCAATGAATTATATGGGATTGAAGTTCGATCAGCACTATGCAGAAAATACGGATAACCCAACTAAACAGTTCTGGATGGATGGTATTCCTGAGAATATTGATCCGCGTGGATTGAAAATATTCTGTTTACCTAATGATCAGACTGCCGAAAACTATATTGATAAAGGTTCATCCAAAGGACATGCATCTCATGCTTTAGTAGATGAGAAAGGTAATGAAGTTGTCAAACTGGATGCTCAGTTTACTTGGAATTACTATCCTGCAGGTCAGAATAGTTCTTGGTCTTCTAAATTTGCTAAAAACCAAGTATTAAGTTCTATTTGGGATACAGGTGTTCTGCTTGGTAAAAACTATTGTAACAGTAGTAACAAACGTGTTTGGTTCGGTCCGTGGGAAACATACTTCTTATTAGCTGAAGCTTCTTTGTATGGTTGGAATACAGGTATTTCTGCTCAGGAAGCTTATGAAAGTGGTGTAAGAAGCAGCTTTGAATATTTCGGTGTATCTCAGTATGTTGATAATTATCTGGCTTCTACTGATTATAACCGTGTAGGTACTTCTGTTAGCTTTACACATACTACAGAACCAACAAATATGACGGTTAATTATGTTGATGGTTATACAAATGCAGCTCAGACAATGACTTACCAATATCCGGATGCTAATAAGATTCTGTATAAGGGCAAGAAACTGAATGACCAGCTGACTAAGATTATTACTCAGAAATATATTGCTCAGACTCCTTACTTAGCATTGGAAATGTGGAATGATTATCGTCGTTTAGGTCTTCCGTTCTTCGATATACCAGCCAATGAAGCTACTTTGACAGGTTCTGATATGGAACCGTATTGGAAGCCGTCTTCTTATACACAAGGTCAGAATTGGCAATTATATCCACAGCGTCTGAGATTCCCGTCAAACTTGAACAATGCTGACCCTACAGGTTATGCTAAAGCAATTGAATTGTTAGGTGGACCGGATAATGTAATGACTCCGTTGTGGTGGGCTATTCATTAA
- a CDS encoding patatin-like phospholipase family protein, which yields MRLLKLICYILIIVCFCPDSIQARKKVGLVLGGGGAKGVSHIGVLKVLEEAGIPIDYIAGTSMGAIVGGLYSIGYSAAEIDSMVASQDWQLLLSDRVKRDNLTFPEKENSERYVISLPFGIDKKDRLVDGMIKGQNLQNLFSNLTIGYHDSVDFRSFPIPFACVAVNLVDGKDYVFQKGSLPVAMRASMAIPAAFTPVKLDSMILVDGGLNNNYPADVVKSMGADVIIGVDLGTSDLKSLQNINSTIDVVGQIVALHGYDKYTHNTSITDLLIRPNTAPYNSASFTSTALDTLIIRGEEAARRQWNELIALKEKIGTDSIFPHTYSKTSVLKPQDSFLIRKIYFEGADPRDEKWLLQISQLKENSWISLKKLHHAMSILIGTNAYSNVSYKLTGEDVHDLHLIVEPKSASSVNVGLRFDSEEIIAVLLNGKFDYHTQFHSKFAITGRVGKKTYGRVDYSIERNPLRNLNLSYKFTYQDLDIYHYGEKALNTTFRNHFAEFSYSDMNWLCFKVQTGIRYEHYNYKSVLNNGELPIDLKTQNFINYFVSAHFETLDRSYYPNRGVSLKADYTVYTDNFVGYQGHTPFSALSANFLSVIPVTSHFSILPAVYGRVLIGRDAAYPYLNAVGGETEGHYLDHQLPFAGINHVEFLDNAFLSLRLQLRQRISGRHYISLTGNYGVHEDNFFNLLKGHHIWGGSLSYAYNSMFGPMNASFSLSNRTQKLQFFLNLGYYF from the coding sequence ATGCGACTACTAAAACTCATCTGTTACATATTAATAATTGTCTGTTTCTGTCCAGATTCAATCCAAGCCCGTAAAAAGGTCGGATTAGTTTTAGGCGGTGGCGGAGCAAAAGGGGTTTCGCATATTGGTGTACTGAAAGTATTGGAAGAAGCAGGGATTCCCATTGATTATATAGCTGGTACGAGCATGGGTGCTATTGTCGGAGGACTGTATTCTATTGGATATTCAGCTGCAGAAATAGACAGCATGGTGGCTTCTCAAGACTGGCAATTATTATTAAGTGACCGGGTAAAACGAGATAACCTGACGTTCCCGGAAAAAGAAAATTCTGAACGTTATGTCATCTCGCTTCCTTTCGGTATTGATAAGAAAGATCGTCTGGTAGATGGTATGATTAAAGGACAGAACCTGCAAAATCTCTTTTCCAACTTAACTATCGGTTACCATGATTCTGTCGATTTCCGTTCATTTCCGATACCCTTTGCCTGTGTAGCCGTAAATTTGGTTGATGGCAAAGATTATGTCTTCCAAAAGGGCAGTTTACCTGTTGCCATGCGGGCAAGTATGGCTATTCCGGCAGCTTTTACTCCTGTTAAATTAGACAGTATGATCTTGGTCGACGGCGGCCTAAATAATAATTATCCGGCAGATGTTGTCAAATCTATGGGTGCTGATGTAATCATTGGTGTTGATTTAGGAACCAGCGACTTGAAAAGCCTGCAAAATATAAATTCAACGATTGATGTAGTCGGACAAATTGTAGCCTTACACGGTTATGACAAATATACCCACAATACATCCATTACCGATTTACTTATCCGTCCTAACACAGCTCCTTATAATTCGGCCAGCTTTACTTCAACAGCATTGGATACATTGATTATACGTGGAGAAGAAGCTGCCCGCAGACAATGGAATGAACTGATTGCGCTTAAAGAAAAGATAGGAACAGACAGTATTTTTCCTCATACGTATTCGAAAACATCCGTTCTTAAACCTCAGGATTCTTTTCTGATCCGTAAAATATATTTCGAAGGAGCTGATCCTCGAGATGAAAAGTGGCTGTTACAAATCAGCCAATTAAAGGAAAACAGCTGGATATCACTCAAGAAACTGCATCATGCCATGTCTATTTTAATTGGTACCAATGCTTATTCTAACGTAAGTTACAAACTGACAGGCGAAGATGTTCATGACCTACATTTAATTGTAGAACCCAAGTCAGCCAGTTCGGTGAATGTTGGCTTACGGTTTGATTCAGAAGAAATCATTGCCGTCCTATTAAATGGAAAATTCGATTATCATACTCAGTTTCACTCTAAATTTGCGATTACGGGACGCGTAGGGAAAAAGACATACGGACGTGTTGATTATTCTATCGAACGTAATCCCTTACGTAATCTGAATCTGTCATATAAATTCACTTACCAGGATTTGGATATTTACCACTATGGAGAGAAAGCCCTCAATACAACTTTCCGCAACCATTTTGCCGAGTTTTCCTATTCTGATATGAATTGGCTCTGCTTTAAAGTACAGACAGGCATCCGATATGAACATTACAATTACAAATCGGTCTTGAATAATGGAGAACTTCCCATCGATCTCAAGACACAAAACTTTATCAACTATTTTGTTTCGGCCCATTTCGAGACACTCGACCGAAGTTATTATCCGAACCGGGGCGTTTCACTGAAAGCTGATTATACGGTATATACCGATAATTTCGTCGGCTATCAGGGTCATACGCCTTTTTCTGCTTTAAGTGCTAATTTTTTATCTGTAATACCTGTCACCAGTCACTTTAGTATTCTTCCAGCCGTCTACGGACGTGTATTGATTGGACGAGATGCAGCCTATCCATATCTAAATGCCGTCGGTGGAGAAACGGAAGGTCATTACTTAGATCATCAGTTACCTTTCGCAGGAATTAATCACGTAGAATTTCTGGACAATGCCTTTCTTTCGTTACGCCTGCAATTACGGCAACGCATCAGTGGCCGGCATTATATTTCACTGACCGGCAACTATGGTGTACATGAAGACAACTTCTTTAATCTGCTGAAGGGACATCACATCTGGGGCGGCAGTCTAAGCTATGCCTATAACAGTATGTTTGGTCCGATGAATGCTTCCTTCAGCCTATCAAACAGAACCCAAAAACTTCAGTTCTTCCTCAATTTAGGTTACTATTTCTAA
- a CDS encoding SLC45 family MFS transporter: protein MKTIPDHSFGKLWNISFGFFGVQIAYALQSANISRIFSTLGADPHELSYFWLLPPLAGMIVQPIIGAASDKTWTRWGRRIPYLFLGATLALIVMCLLPNAGSFGFTVAQAMIFGLFALMLLDTSINIAMQPFKMMVGDMVNEKQKSLAYSIQSFLCNAGSLVGYLFPFIFTWIGISNIAPKGVIPDSVIYSFYIGALILVLCVFYTAFTVKEYPPKEYAEYHQIEPENPQEKTNVFTLLKHAPSVFWTVGLVQFFCWAAFMFMWTYTSGAVATQAFHAPVVEKVIDGISSVVLNTQSVEYQNAADWVGILFAVQAIGSVIWAVVIPNIKRVKLAYTLSLILGGIGFISIYFIHNPYGMFVSFLLIGCAWAAMLALPFTLLTNALKGGHMGAYLGLFNCTICVPQIVAAATGGSLLRMQTEAGSLPPETNMLVIAGIFLLIGAVCVSFIKQHSTETSKSN, encoded by the coding sequence ATGAAGACAATACCCGACCATAGTTTTGGGAAGCTATGGAATATCAGTTTCGGATTTTTTGGTGTACAAATTGCGTATGCCTTACAAAGCGCCAATATCAGCCGGATCTTTTCCACCCTGGGAGCCGATCCGCATGAGTTAAGTTATTTCTGGTTATTGCCACCGTTGGCTGGTATGATTGTACAACCCATCATCGGTGCTGCCAGTGACAAGACATGGACGCGCTGGGGACGGCGTATTCCCTATTTATTTCTCGGAGCGACATTAGCACTGATCGTCATGTGCCTCTTGCCTAATGCCGGGAGTTTTGGATTTACTGTTGCCCAAGCTATGATCTTCGGTCTGTTTGCCCTGATGCTACTCGATACATCTATTAATATCGCCATGCAACCTTTTAAGATGATGGTAGGCGATATGGTGAACGAGAAGCAGAAAAGTCTCGCCTACTCTATCCAAAGCTTTCTCTGTAATGCCGGTAGTCTGGTAGGATATCTCTTTCCGTTTATCTTTACCTGGATAGGCATCAGTAATATTGCTCCCAAAGGAGTCATTCCCGATTCTGTCATCTATTCATTTTATATAGGAGCATTAATACTGGTCTTGTGCGTCTTTTATACAGCCTTTACCGTCAAAGAATATCCACCGAAAGAATATGCAGAATACCATCAGATAGAACCAGAAAATCCACAAGAGAAGACCAATGTCTTTACTCTATTGAAACATGCGCCTTCGGTATTCTGGACTGTTGGACTGGTTCAATTCTTCTGCTGGGCTGCATTCATGTTTATGTGGACCTATACGAGCGGTGCTGTCGCTACACAAGCCTTTCACGCACCCGTAGTCGAAAAAGTTATTGACGGAATCTCTTCTGTAGTATTGAATACGCAGTCTGTAGAGTATCAGAATGCAGCCGACTGGGTTGGTATTCTGTTTGCCGTACAAGCAATCGGTTCTGTTATCTGGGCCGTTGTCATCCCGAATATCAAGCGAGTTAAATTAGCTTATACGTTAAGCCTCATTTTAGGAGGCATCGGATTTATCTCCATCTATTTTATCCATAATCCTTATGGTATGTTCGTTTCCTTTTTGCTGATAGGTTGTGCATGGGCAGCTATGCTGGCCTTACCATTTACCTTATTGACTAATGCGCTTAAAGGCGGACATATGGGGGCTTATTTGGGATTGTTCAACTGTACAATATGCGTTCCACAGATTGTAGCAGCTGCTACAGGAGGCTCTTTATTACGTATGCAAACTGAAGCAGGTTCATTACCTCCTGAAACCAATATGTTGGTTATCGCCGGTATTTTCCTGCTGATTGGAGCGGTTTGCGTCTCTTTTATCAAACAACATTCAACAGAAACATCTAAATCCAACTAA